Within the Cotesia glomerata isolate CgM1 linkage group LG6, MPM_Cglom_v2.3, whole genome shotgun sequence genome, the region aaatgaagaCATTATTTCAGGATTAAAAAGCATTCAATGGaatcagaaattttaaatactggTTGAATtcttttatatcttaaaaagataATCAAATGAATGTATTATTTCAGgattaaaaagtattcaatagaaacagaaattttaaatactagtTGAATccttttaaattctaaaaaaaaaacaatcaaattaatacattattttaggattaaaaagtattcagtagaattataaatttcatatgctagttgaattttttcatattctaaaaagataataaaatgaagGCATCATTTTAGGATTAAAGAGTATTTagtagaataataaatttaaaatactagttgaattcttttatattctgaaaaaatattcgaatttagatattattttagaattaataagtatttaacagaattaaaaattttaaatactagtTTAATTCTGTTTTATTCTACTACTCCTTTCGATTATttgagtattaaaaaatatttaatatgattAATCGTGATTTTTGAAACAGGATTTGCAGTATTCAGCAGAATTCGAAAGTATTAacattttaattcttttgaattctatcaaattcctttttttaatttcttacaataattgatttaaaaattttatagcaagaaatcaaagaaaaattcttgaaggagtcaataattaatttccttGAAAATTTATGCTCAAAATAATGAACAACGCTAATCAGgaagaataattttcaatttgctactaaaaaataaaaattggaaataaattacacaaaaaagaGTCGAGAATtaagaacaatttaaaattgatgataattgatatttatttaagatattttgACATACAATCGGAGCAATTATTGCAATAATAAGTACACAGAGACAAATACCAAAGTTACATCTCACTCAATAGGTGGATCATTATTTTCAGgccttattaattttaaataaaactatgaCTAGATCTCCTTACAAATAAAACTGGaccagaaaattatttaaacaatagcataaattataaatttacaatattaatgaGCGTGAGAGAAAATCTCATAGCGAGAGTGCTGAAGAGTTAaagtaataacaattataagaCGACATTTAATCTTGTAGATATGCAatgattttatagaattcaaaATCAATGaataattgctataaaatttttctcataaagaaattttacttcaaaaagttaggttaATTTGTAGCAAAAATACaaactgaataaaaaatcttaattagGGCTAGACAAAAAacctaaaaatcaaaattaatattgaaaacttgtaattaaaaattttttatgcaaaaattattaattttctgtaataaactcattattataatgataaataaataaaaatttttgttgcaGAGTCCTTAAACATGCGATTAGTTTTCATTTCACTCACCAGATGTCGCTAAAGAGTAATCAGCTGACGAAGAACAAAAGTCTGTTGTAAGTTCTTACgaaagtggttttttaataattgtcggGAATATCGTTTAGAAGATAACACtaatcaagtaatttttgacaCTAGCTCCGCATTTTTAATTGACCATTGTTCAAAAACAAAGACAAATGGAAGTCCCGATTCtaaaattaagtataaaaagATTAGACTTGGATATTTTGTCACAGTTAAATTTCTttctctccgagctcaaaaaatagcttttgtatgcttttgagctcttcaagctcaaaagtttgatagaaatttgataaaacactattttttgaattttcaaatcgcagtaacttttgaatgaatgaaccgatttttacgcggttggtggAATTCagcgcagttttttaagctccataaaaaatttttaagtttatattgATAGAGCGGAAAacttcggagtaattccgaaaaaacacttttttcggttttctttcgtcaacgataactcacgaacgaatcaaccgattttgaccggactggcggcgatcgacgtggtttttttttatgttgagagctgattagtttttggagttgatcgatcaagccgtttaaaagttattccaaaaaaaaccactttcaaaaaaatttttttccgattttttttgagatttctcaaaatctaccggtcagaatcgttccaaagtatatacaaaatctaagtttggtcaatccctttcgaatggcaccaaccacgatcaaatcggtcaagccgttcaaaagttataagaggtttacatacatctacacacacacacacacacacacacacacacacacacacacacacacacacacacacacacacacacacacacacacacacacacacacacacacacacacatactgaaacactaaatttttctttaatttaaaaatttaattatttaagtcaCTAAGTCCTCGCGGATAGGCAAATAATCActcaaatttcataaaatggGATACGCTGCTCTGGGATATTCCGCTCCCGTGAACCAATGAGTGTCTTTGTCTTTAGATGATTTTATTAGTTTGAGACAGAAGTTCTCACGCGTgccagttaatttattttacttacttacaaattttaactgcAACGATGACCCCTCGTCTTTGATTGACCCTTTGGCAGGTTGTAGATAGATAGTCGTAGTAAATGGATAGGTGAATAGTGGTAGTTTAGCAATAGTGTATAGCGGTGATAACAATAAACTTAACTTTATTACACAAAATAAGcacttttaatataaacttGTGGCATTTCGGTTacgtaatttaacaaaatatttatagggatagaataatttaacttagtgttataaataattgaacaatagtaataaacgTGTTGAATAATCACCTaatgcaaaaataataaaattaatagaagtaatataaaatatttctgataattagtattaaactattaatagaattttagtAGGTTTAAGTaagaagttttataaattttggtgAGTAATCTATGGTAGTAAAGTGATAATAGTGGTATAGTAGTAAATTGACTAAGGTTTTGCTCAGGTTTTGAGGCTCGTAGCTGATTTTCCCCTCCTCGTGTCGTCTTGTGACGTCATGGGGGctacacattaatttagctAGGTCGGTAACGGAAATTTCGGGTGGTAGTCCGCCAGGCTGATCGTCGAGATTCgataaaaacttgattttcgtaaaacgagGTAAAAacaacttcccgatttttgaaaatcttctattttcttagcgggaagttaaaaataaggagttaattaattgtaagtTAGTATGATTGCTTGAAAGTACTATAAGTAGCAGTCCCCTCGCTAGTTGTATGTCGTTGGTGATTCACATCGCCTATTTTTAATCCAAATAACCCGTAGTCCAGTTGACGATCAGTGTCAGTCTTCTTCCAGTCCTCTGACGCGTCGGATTCCTTGGAACCGTGGTACTTTCTTGGCGGTTGTTGAGGGGGTCCATATGGAGGATATCCAGGGTAGGGATTGTAACCACCTGGATATTGGGGTGGAGCATAACCAGGGTAGCCTCCATATGGAGCTGGAGGACTATAACCGGGGTATGTTTGACCGTAACCAGGGTATTGCATTGGTGGTTGTCCATAGCCTGGTTGTTGAGGTACTGGTGGTGGTTGTCCATAACCTGGTTGTTGGGGTGGTGGTTGGTTATAAATTGGCTGTTgaggtggtggtggtggttgGCCGTAACCTGGTTGTTGGGGTGGTGGGTGTCCATGACCTGGTGGAGGTGAGTGTTGTTGTCCATAACCTGGTTGTTGGGGTGGTGGTTGGTTATAAATTGGCTGTTGAGGTGGTGGTGGTCGGCCGTAACCTGGTTGTTGGGGTGGTGGTTGGTTATAAATTGGCTGTTGAGGTGGTGGTGATCGGCCGTAACCTGGTTTTTGGGGTGGTGGTTGGTTATAAATTGGCTGTTGAGGTGGTGGTGGTCGGCCGTAACCTGGTTGTTGGGGTGGTGGTTGGTTATAATTTGGCTGTTGAGGTGGTGGTGATCGGCCGTAACCTGGTTGTTGGGGTGGTGGGTGTCCATAACCTGGTGGAGGTGGTTGTTGTTGTCCATAACCTGGTTGTTGGGGTGGTGGTTGGTTATAAATTGGCTGTTGAGGTGGTGGTGGTCGGCCGTAACCTGGTTGTTGGGGTGGTGGGTATCCATAACCTGGTGGAGGTGGTTGTTGTTGTCCATAACCTGGTTGTTGGGGTGGTGGGTATCCATAACCTGGTGGAGGTAGTTGTCCATAACCTGGTTGTT harbors:
- the LOC123266898 gene encoding protein SRC2 homolog, whose amino-acid sequence is MQYPGYGQTYPGYSPPAPYGGYPGYAPPQYPGGYNPYPGYPPYGPPQQPPRKYHGSKESDASEDWKKTDTDRQLDYGLFGLKIGDVNHQRHTTSEGTATYSTFKQSY